One region of Bombus affinis isolate iyBomAffi1 chromosome 3, iyBomAffi1.2, whole genome shotgun sequence genomic DNA includes:
- the LOC126914531 gene encoding uncharacterized protein F58A4.6, whose translation MDSSIKLIIHKGGTIFDSIIVTPYSVIKYEQKVRETKSTCQINVDINKVSESNEIQVNRICLNKKGLNAYVVSAYIIALANSQTYRKAALKKLLQYLIYRLSNRVNLGMILIRLKMPRKQFLDYKWNERMMQMTMERREIDHAMSWLSTLGGAFSALGEEFQQCAQMAGKISMKQFELALRLRDPFLIARCKLYTALSLIQQGQLKKPKRMIRCIYKFSISWNDIRLQNMCQGVWAKLQYCYKIQKERHRTV comes from the exons ATGGATAGTTCTATAAAATTGATTATACATAAAGGTGGCACAATTTTCGATAGCATTATTGTTACACCTTATTctgtaattaaatatgagcagaAAGTAAGAGAAACTAAAAGTACATGTCAGATAAATGTTGACATAAATAAAGTCAGTGAAAGTAATGAGATACAAGTAAACAGAATTTGCCTAAACAAGAAAGGACTTAATGCCTATGTTGTATCAGCATATATTATAGCATTAGCAAATTCACAAACATATCGAAAAGCTGCacttaaaaaattattacaatatttaatatacagaTTGTCAAACAGAGTGAATTTAGGAATGATTTTAATAAGATTGAAAATGCCAAGGAAACAATTTTTAGATTACAAATG GAATGAGAGAATGATGCAAATGACAATggaaagaagagaaattgatcatgCTATGTCTTGGTTGTCTACTTTGGGTGGAGCATTTTCTGCTTTAGGAGAAGAATTTCAACAATGT GCACAGATGGCTGGAAAAATTTCCATGAAGCAATTTGAACTAGCACTTCGTCTCAGAGATCCCTTTTTAATTGCTCGTTGTAAACTATATACTGCCTTAAGCTTAATTCAACAAGGCCAATTAAAAAAACCAAAAAGAATGATAAGGTGtatttacaaattttctatAAGTTGGAATGATATTCGTTTGCAAAATATGTGTCAAGGTGTATGGGCAAAACTTCaatattgttataaaatacaaaaagaacGGCATAGAACTGTTTAA